A genomic segment from Desulfonatronum lacustre DSM 10312 encodes:
- a CDS encoding cytochrome c3 family protein: MKKSIISILAAVALVFAFVLPNLNAADVPGDDYMIPKPGGDYEPKQQSIPFPHSVHADIDCYDCHHTGDVNEGCMDAGCHDLIYPETPEERRDILYFEKAYHDSCIGCHRDLRQQELPTGPVACTGCHPRD; this comes from the coding sequence ATGAAAAAGTCTATCATTTCGATTTTGGCCGCGGTTGCTCTGGTGTTCGCATTTGTTCTGCCGAACCTGAACGCCGCCGACGTACCTGGCGACGACTACATGATCCCCAAGCCTGGCGGAGATTATGAGCCGAAGCAACAGTCCATTCCCTTCCCGCACTCCGTGCATGCGGACATTGATTGCTACGACTGTCACCACACCGGAGACGTCAATGAAGGCTGTATGGACGCCGGCTGTCACGACCTGATCTACCCGGAGACGCCCGAAGAGCGCAGAGACATTCTCTACTTTGAGAAGGCCTATCACGATTCGTGCATTGGTTGTCACCGCGACCTGCGTCAGCAGGAACTGCCCACCGGTCCAGTGGCCTGCACCGGTTGTCACCCCAGGGACTAA
- a CDS encoding insulinase family protein, which translates to MPHDFTLLKETFITELQSRAFLYRHDRTGARLLSLVNNDENKVFGISFRTPPADSTGVAHILEHSVLCGSRKYPVKEPFVELLKGSLQTFLNAFTYPDKTCYPVASQNSKDFYNLIDVYLDAVFHPRLTPEVFGQEGWHYEVDADGALSIQGVVYNEMKGAYASPDGLLSEYSQQSLFPDTTYGLDSGGNPERIPELTFEQFLDFHRRYYHPSNAFIYFSGDDDPEQRLALISEALREFDRLEVDSHVQRQAPFTAPTRQTRGYPVSAGEKSDGQAMLTLNWVVGDALDVRDALAWQILEFLLVEMPSSPLRKALIDSGLGDDLAGVGLEAELRQLYFSTGLRGMRVEDADRVESLIRETLAELVRDGVPADLIEAALNSVEFRLRERNSGRFPRGLAVMLQALILWLHDADPLEGLAFEADLKRLKEDLLSGKRIFETMIQDRLLDNPHHGIVLLTPDPALGERMRRDEEARLAEARACLDAAGLEAVRRQTEKLKAWQETPDSPRSLATIPGLTRADLDHSGKHIPRADLDWDGCRVLFHDQFTTRIVHLELGLDLRRLSPEDLPHAALLGKVLVEIGTEKEDYAALATRISRKTGGIWPELFTSSKRAADDDDPAAWLFLRGKAMDHGVDELLAIFTDMLLAPALDDRRRFTQLILEEKAGFERMLIPRGHTLVNTRLRAGFSLADQAGEQMNGISYLFFLRKLIQEVETDWERVQDRLRSVLGRLLDRTSMVVNVTTEQELFTAMEPKLKSFLDGLPSRATVESLNSAWKLLPAEKGEALTIPAPVNYVGKGARAPKDLPCSLGALMVVTRYLRTAWLWDRIRVKGGAYGAFCIFDALSRGLTMVSYRDPNIVKTLEAFDTTAGYLRTNPIGEDELNKAVVGAIGDLDAHLLPDAKGHVSLRRFLTNQDDAFRQRVREEILACSAADFRAVADVLDAFGEQGRVVVMGGETALNEAAASQTGRDLLQDLRTTSVL; encoded by the coding sequence ATGCCCCACGATTTCACGTTGCTCAAGGAAACCTTCATCACCGAACTTCAGTCCCGGGCCTTTCTGTATCGCCACGACCGAACCGGGGCCAGACTGTTGTCCCTGGTCAATAACGACGAGAACAAGGTTTTCGGGATCAGTTTTCGGACCCCGCCGGCCGACTCCACCGGGGTGGCGCATATCCTGGAGCATTCCGTGTTGTGCGGGTCGCGCAAATACCCCGTGAAGGAGCCGTTCGTCGAGCTGCTCAAAGGCTCGCTGCAAACTTTTTTGAACGCCTTCACCTATCCGGACAAAACCTGTTATCCCGTTGCCAGCCAGAACAGCAAGGATTTTTACAACCTGATCGACGTCTATCTGGACGCGGTCTTTCATCCCCGTCTGACCCCGGAGGTCTTCGGCCAGGAGGGCTGGCATTACGAAGTGGACGCGGACGGAGCCTTGTCCATCCAGGGCGTGGTCTATAATGAAATGAAGGGCGCCTACGCCTCCCCCGACGGCCTGCTGTCCGAATACTCCCAGCAATCACTTTTTCCGGACACCACCTACGGACTGGATTCCGGAGGCAACCCGGAACGCATCCCGGAGTTGACCTTCGAGCAATTTCTCGACTTCCATCGGCGCTACTATCATCCTTCCAACGCGTTCATTTATTTTTCCGGTGACGACGACCCAGAGCAGCGGCTGGCCCTGATCAGCGAAGCCTTGCGCGAGTTCGACCGCCTGGAGGTGGATTCCCACGTTCAGCGCCAAGCTCCATTTACCGCGCCGACCCGTCAAACCCGTGGATATCCGGTCAGCGCCGGGGAAAAGAGCGACGGTCAGGCCATGCTCACCCTGAACTGGGTGGTGGGAGACGCCCTGGACGTGCGCGACGCCTTGGCCTGGCAGATTCTGGAATTCCTGCTGGTGGAGATGCCCTCCTCGCCCTTGCGCAAGGCATTGATCGACTCCGGCCTGGGCGATGATCTGGCCGGGGTCGGTCTGGAGGCGGAGCTGCGCCAGCTTTATTTTTCCACGGGTCTGCGAGGGATGCGGGTGGAGGACGCCGACCGGGTGGAGAGCCTGATCCGGGAGACACTGGCAGAGCTGGTTCGCGACGGCGTCCCCGCGGATCTGATCGAGGCGGCCCTGAACAGCGTGGAGTTCCGGTTGCGCGAGCGCAACAGCGGACGCTTTCCACGTGGCTTGGCGGTCATGCTTCAGGCCTTGATCCTCTGGCTGCACGACGCCGACCCCCTGGAAGGGCTGGCCTTTGAAGCGGATCTGAAGCGGCTGAAGGAGGATCTCCTGTCCGGGAAACGCATCTTCGAGACCATGATCCAGGACCGACTGCTGGACAATCCGCACCATGGCATCGTGCTCCTGACGCCGGACCCCGCACTGGGCGAAAGAATGCGCCGGGACGAGGAAGCGCGGCTGGCCGAGGCCCGGGCCTGCCTGGACGCGGCGGGTTTGGAGGCTGTTCGGCGACAAACGGAAAAGCTCAAAGCCTGGCAGGAAACTCCGGATTCGCCGAGGAGTTTGGCGACCATTCCGGGGCTGACCCGGGCCGATCTGGACCACTCCGGCAAGCACATTCCGCGGGCCGACCTGGACTGGGACGGCTGCCGCGTCCTGTTTCACGACCAGTTCACCACCCGCATCGTCCACCTGGAACTGGGGCTGGATCTGCGTCGTTTGTCCCCGGAAGACCTGCCCCACGCCGCCCTGCTGGGCAAGGTTCTGGTGGAGATCGGCACGGAAAAGGAAGATTACGCCGCCCTGGCCACCCGGATCAGTCGCAAAACCGGCGGGATCTGGCCGGAGTTGTTCACCTCGTCGAAACGCGCCGCGGATGACGATGATCCCGCGGCGTGGCTTTTCCTGCGAGGCAAGGCCATGGACCACGGGGTGGATGAGCTGCTGGCCATTTTCACCGATATGCTGCTGGCGCCGGCCCTGGATGACCGTCGCCGCTTCACCCAGCTCATCCTGGAAGAAAAGGCCGGATTTGAGAGAATGCTCATCCCTCGCGGCCATACCCTGGTCAACACCCGACTGCGGGCCGGTTTTTCCCTCGCGGACCAGGCCGGGGAGCAGATGAACGGCATTTCCTATCTCTTCTTTCTTCGGAAGTTGATCCAGGAAGTCGAAACCGACTGGGAACGGGTCCAAGACCGGTTGCGATCCGTTTTGGGTCGCCTGTTGGACAGGACCTCGATGGTGGTCAACGTGACCACGGAACAGGAGCTTTTCACCGCCATGGAGCCGAAGCTCAAGAGCTTTTTGGACGGTCTACCAAGCCGCGCAACCGTCGAATCACTCAATTCCGCCTGGAAGCTTCTGCCGGCTGAGAAAGGCGAGGCCCTGACCATCCCCGCGCCGGTGAACTACGTGGGCAAGGGAGCACGGGCTCCCAAGGATCTGCCTTGTTCCCTGGGCGCGCTGATGGTGGTGACCCGGTACCTGCGTACAGCGTGGCTCTGGGACCGGATTCGGGTCAAAGGCGGGGCTTACGGCGCGTTTTGCATTTTCGACGCCTTGAGTCGCGGGCTGACCATGGTTTCCTATCGGGACCCAAATATCGTCAAAACCTTGGAGGCCTTCGACACAACGGCCGGCTATCTGCGCACGAACCCCATCGGCGAGGACGAGTTGAACAAGGCCGTGGTCGGGGCCATCGGCGATCTGGACGCTCACCTGCTGCCGGACGCCAAAGGCCATGTCTCTCTGCGCCGCTTTCTGACCAACCAGGACGACGCGTTCCGCCAACGGGTCCGCGAGGAAATCCTGGCTTGCTCCGCGGCGGATTTTCGGGCCGTGGCCGACGTCCTGGACGCCTTCGGCGAACAGGGCCGGGTGGTGGTCATGGGCGGGGAGACGGCCCTCAACGAGGCGGCCGCCTCGCAAACAGGCCGCGACCTGCTCCAGGATTTGCGTACGACCAGTGTCCTCTGA